Proteins from a single region of Abyssalbus ytuae:
- a CDS encoding 3-hydroxyacyl-CoA dehydrogenase family protein yields MKNIAVIGAGTMGNGIAHTFAQYGYKVQLIDVSATQLEKGMVTISGNLDRMINKSIIAEADKQNTLNNITTYTNLKDGVEYAGLVIEAATENTDLKLKIFKQLDEFCADDTILATNTSSISITQIASTVSRPDKVIGMHFMNPVPVMKLVEVIKGYNSSEEVVNTIMLLSKELDKVPVLVNDYPGFVANRILMPMINESIETLYNNVAGVEQIDTVMKLGMAHPMGPLQLADFIGLDVCLSILKVMYDGFKNPKYAPCPLLINMVMAGKLGVKSGEGFYDYSASKKAEKVAKQFVK; encoded by the coding sequence ATGAAAAATATAGCAGTAATTGGCGCAGGTACAATGGGCAATGGTATAGCCCACACCTTTGCCCAATACGGATATAAAGTACAGCTAATTGATGTTTCCGCTACCCAGCTTGAAAAAGGCATGGTAACTATTTCCGGTAATCTGGACAGAATGATAAATAAGAGTATAATCGCAGAAGCTGACAAACAAAATACCCTCAATAACATTACTACTTATACCAATTTAAAAGATGGAGTGGAATATGCAGGCCTGGTTATAGAAGCAGCTACGGAAAACACCGATTTAAAACTAAAAATATTTAAACAACTGGATGAATTTTGTGCAGATGATACCATTCTTGCTACCAACACCTCCTCCATTTCAATTACACAAATAGCTTCAACGGTTTCCAGGCCCGATAAAGTTATCGGGATGCATTTTATGAACCCGGTTCCTGTTATGAAACTTGTAGAAGTTATTAAGGGATATAATTCTTCAGAAGAAGTAGTCAATACCATCATGCTCCTTTCCAAAGAGCTGGATAAAGTTCCGGTATTGGTTAATGATTATCCCGGATTTGTGGCCAACCGGATTTTAATGCCCATGATAAATGAATCTATAGAAACTTTGTACAACAATGTAGCAGGTGTAGAACAAATAGATACGGTGATGAAATTAGGCATGGCGCACCCTATGGGCCCTTTACAATTAGCCGATTTTATTGGTCTTGATGTTTGCCTGTCTATATTAAAGGTAATGTACGATGGTTTTAAAAATCCTAAATATGCACCTTGCCCTCTATTGATAAATATGGTAATGGCTGGTAAACTGGGAGTAAAATCCGGAGAGGGTTTTTATGACTATTCAGCTTCAAAAAAAGCAGAAAAAGTGGCAAAACAATTCGTAAAATAA
- a CDS encoding DUF1015 domain-containing protein, which translates to MPEVIPFCAVIPNKKIIDKVVTKSYESYTKEELDKILQEKPESFLHILKSGYKKGRATYGKKRYSRVREKYLQFKENDIFQTDSKPSFYIYKIVKKNSTFWGILAATATSDYEKGTIKKHENTIQLREELFKKYLKSVQFNAEPVLLTYPNNDIIEEVVKKKMQQAPDYTFNTNQVHRHFLWKISDESSINAIQQEFANIQSFYIADGHHRCSSSYLLSQDLKMENTNHTGKENYNYFLSFLIQENNLKIYEFNRLIKDLNGLSKEVFLNRIQNFFYIENKGSEVIKPAQKHQFGMYLDNDYYLLTLKTDNYSYEDKLDELDTQILYKTILYPVLGIKNMRNNDRVQYVYGKDSYSKIKNLVDTGSFAVGFVLMPVSITEIKDIADNGLQMPPKSTYIEPKLLSALTIYEI; encoded by the coding sequence ATGCCAGAAGTCATTCCGTTTTGTGCAGTAATACCTAATAAAAAGATCATTGATAAAGTGGTAACAAAATCATACGAATCTTATACAAAAGAAGAATTGGATAAAATCCTTCAGGAAAAACCGGAGTCTTTTTTACATATTTTAAAGTCGGGGTATAAAAAAGGACGCGCCACCTACGGAAAAAAACGATACTCACGTGTACGTGAAAAATATCTGCAATTTAAAGAAAATGATATCTTCCAAACAGATAGTAAACCATCTTTTTATATTTATAAAATCGTAAAAAAAAATAGTACTTTTTGGGGAATACTAGCCGCAACCGCAACATCTGATTATGAAAAAGGAACTATAAAAAAACATGAAAACACCATACAATTAAGAGAAGAACTTTTTAAAAAATATTTAAAGTCGGTTCAGTTTAATGCGGAACCTGTACTCCTTACCTACCCTAATAATGATATTATTGAGGAAGTTGTAAAAAAGAAAATGCAGCAGGCACCCGATTATACTTTTAACACTAATCAGGTTCACCGGCATTTTCTATGGAAAATATCCGATGAAAGTTCCATAAATGCAATTCAACAGGAATTTGCCAACATACAAAGTTTTTATATTGCCGATGGTCATCACCGGTGCTCTTCATCATATTTACTCTCGCAGGATTTAAAAATGGAAAATACCAACCATACCGGCAAAGAAAATTATAATTACTTTTTAAGTTTTTTAATTCAGGAAAACAATTTAAAAATTTATGAATTTAATAGGCTTATAAAAGATTTAAACGGGCTGAGTAAAGAAGTCTTTTTAAATAGGATACAAAATTTTTTCTATATTGAAAATAAAGGAAGTGAGGTAATTAAACCTGCACAGAAACATCAATTTGGAATGTACCTGGATAATGATTATTATTTACTTACCTTAAAAACAGATAATTATAGTTATGAAGATAAATTGGACGAGTTAGACACTCAAATTCTTTATAAAACTATCTTATATCCGGTTTTGGGAATAAAAAACATGAGAAATAATGACCGGGTGCAATATGTTTACGGAAAAGACAGTTACTCTAAAATCAAAAATTTGGTAGATACAGGTAGTTTTGCTGTTGGTTTTGTTCTTATGCCGGTTTCAATTACTGAAATCAAAGACATTGCTGATAACGGTTTGCAAATGCCCCCAAAAAGTACCTATATAGAACCAAAATTACTGAGTGCTTTAACTATTTATGAAATTTAA
- a CDS encoding YggS family pyridoxal phosphate-dependent enzyme, whose product MSIEANLHKIKSAIPKDVTLVAVSKTKPVNDLMQAYNAGQRIFGENKIQEMTEKWEQMPKDIEWHMIGHVQRNKVKYMAAYVTLIHGVDSLKLLKEINRQAAKNNRTINCLLQIHIAEEETKFGMDENELISLLNSDEYHQLQNIKISGLMGMATFTNDMEQIKKEFSFLKSLFDKLKTRHPDFSILSMGMSSDFPLAIECGSTMVRIGSSIFGKRNYA is encoded by the coding sequence ATGAGTATTGAAGCTAATTTACATAAAATTAAATCCGCTATACCAAAAGATGTAACATTGGTGGCTGTATCCAAAACCAAACCGGTAAATGACCTTATGCAGGCCTATAATGCCGGACAACGGATCTTTGGTGAAAATAAGATACAGGAAATGACTGAAAAATGGGAGCAAATGCCAAAAGATATAGAATGGCATATGATAGGGCATGTACAACGTAATAAAGTAAAATATATGGCCGCGTATGTTACCCTTATACATGGTGTTGACAGTTTAAAGCTTTTAAAAGAAATTAACAGGCAGGCTGCTAAAAATAACAGAACGATAAATTGCCTGTTACAAATTCATATTGCCGAAGAAGAAACGAAATTTGGTATGGATGAGAACGAGCTTATAAGTTTGCTTAATTCTGATGAATATCATCAACTACAAAACATAAAAATATCAGGATTAATGGGAATGGCTACCTTTACCAATGACATGGAGCAAATAAAAAAAGAGTTTTCCTTTCTTAAATCCCTTTTTGATAAATTAAAAACCCGTCACCCTGATTTTAGTATACTTTCAATGGGAATGAGCAGCGATTTCCCTTTAGCCATTGAGTGCGGAAGTACCATGGTTAGGATAGGAAGTAGTATATTTGGAAAACGAAACTATGCTTAA
- a CDS encoding exonuclease domain-containing protein, with translation MYAILDIETTGGKYNEEGITEIAIYKYDGHKVVDRFISLVNPEREIQPFVVNLTGINNNMLRTAPKFYEVAKRIVEITEGCIIVAHNSQFDYRILRTEFRRLGYDYKRKTLCTVELSKRLIPGKESYSLGKLVRSLGIPVSDRHRANGDAQATVKLFKLLLTKDTSKTIVQGIIKKENLSQLTPKFLDIIEQLPASTGVYYIHKNNGEIIYIGKSKNIKRRVNQHLTGTAGKAKKIQKEISAVTYEETGSELIAMLKESEEIKMNKPVYNRSQKKTIFNYSLYEYPDENGYLNLKIDKADARKKAITSFSSIEEAKNFLYKITDDFNLCQKLNGLHDYKLQCFGYSINQCFGACILKEPADEYNKRVEDFLKQHSYKNQHMVIVDKGREIDERSAILIENGIYKGFGFYNLNYQINNFEILKSVITPMQNNRDVQYIIQSYLRKKKVVKIINL, from the coding sequence TTGTACGCCATATTAGACATAGAAACTACCGGGGGTAAATATAATGAAGAAGGAATTACCGAAATTGCTATCTATAAATACGACGGGCATAAAGTAGTGGACCGTTTTATAAGTTTGGTAAATCCTGAACGTGAAATACAGCCCTTTGTAGTAAATTTAACTGGTATTAACAATAATATGTTGCGTACAGCACCTAAATTTTATGAAGTAGCTAAACGCATTGTAGAAATTACGGAAGGCTGTATTATTGTAGCGCATAACTCCCAATTTGATTATCGAATCTTACGTACGGAATTCCGCCGGCTTGGATATGATTATAAACGTAAAACACTTTGTACGGTAGAACTTTCAAAAAGATTAATTCCCGGGAAAGAATCCTATAGTTTAGGGAAACTGGTAAGATCTCTCGGTATACCTGTTAGTGACAGACACCGGGCCAACGGAGATGCACAGGCAACCGTAAAGCTTTTTAAACTTCTATTAACCAAAGACACTTCTAAAACGATTGTTCAGGGCATTATAAAAAAAGAAAACCTTTCCCAGCTTACCCCAAAGTTTCTGGACATAATTGAACAACTCCCCGCTTCTACCGGTGTATATTATATTCACAAAAATAATGGAGAGATAATTTACATTGGGAAAAGTAAAAATATTAAAAGGAGAGTAAATCAACATTTAACAGGTACCGCCGGTAAAGCAAAAAAAATTCAAAAAGAAATATCAGCTGTTACTTACGAGGAAACCGGTAGCGAACTCATTGCAATGCTGAAAGAAAGTGAAGAAATTAAAATGAATAAACCGGTATATAACCGCTCTCAGAAAAAAACCATATTTAATTATTCACTTTATGAGTACCCCGATGAAAATGGTTACCTTAATTTAAAAATTGATAAAGCCGATGCCCGGAAAAAAGCCATAACATCCTTTTCTTCTATTGAAGAAGCAAAAAATTTCCTCTACAAAATAACGGATGATTTTAATTTATGCCAGAAACTCAACGGACTGCATGATTACAAATTACAATGCTTCGGATATTCTATAAATCAATGTTTTGGAGCCTGTATACTAAAAGAACCTGCCGATGAATACAATAAAAGAGTTGAAGATTTTTTGAAACAACACAGTTATAAAAACCAACACATGGTAATAGTTGATAAAGGAAGGGAAATAGACGAAAGATCAGCAATTTTAATAGAAAATGGTATTTATAAAGGATTTGGATTTTATAATTTAAATTATCAAATCAACAACTTTGAAATACTAAAATCAGTCATTACCCCCATGCAAAATAATCGAGATGTGCAGTATATTATACAATCTTATCTACGAAAAAAAAAGGTGGTAAAAATTATTAACCTATAA
- a CDS encoding ion transporter has product MSKTKKNTGWRQKLHEIIYEADTHAGKMFDVILLCVIILSIIFVMLESVKSIGEKYHDLLDKAEWIITILFTIEYIGRIITVKKPLSYIFSFYGIIDFLSTIPKYISLFFIGTHALVALRALRLLRVFRILKLARFVGESNQLLKALRASTAKILVFLFTVIVICIILGTVMYLIEGGSDSGFTSIPRSIYWCIVTLTTVGYGDIAPATDLGQFIAAFIMILGYGIIAVPTGIVSAEYSRQDRKIHINTQACPNCGAEGHKDNAEYCFKCGHHLHEH; this is encoded by the coding sequence TTGTCAAAAACTAAAAAAAATACCGGCTGGCGCCAAAAACTTCATGAAATAATTTATGAAGCCGATACCCATGCAGGTAAAATGTTTGATGTTATTCTTCTCTGTGTTATTATTCTCAGTATAATTTTTGTGATGCTGGAAAGCGTTAAATCTATTGGTGAGAAGTATCATGATTTGCTAGACAAGGCTGAATGGATTATAACCATTTTATTTACCATAGAATATATAGGCCGTATAATTACAGTAAAAAAACCTTTAAGTTATATTTTTAGCTTTTACGGAATTATCGATTTCCTTTCTACCATTCCAAAATATATTTCCTTATTCTTTATTGGTACTCATGCTCTGGTCGCCTTACGGGCCCTACGGCTTTTGAGGGTGTTCAGAATTTTAAAATTAGCAAGGTTTGTAGGAGAATCTAATCAACTGCTTAAAGCATTAAGGGCCAGTACCGCTAAAATTTTAGTCTTTCTGTTTACCGTAATAGTAATTTGTATTATTCTGGGTACGGTTATGTACCTTATTGAAGGAGGTAGTGACAGTGGTTTTACAAGCATACCCAGAAGTATTTACTGGTGCATAGTAACCTTAACTACCGTAGGATATGGCGATATAGCTCCCGCCACCGATTTAGGCCAGTTTATTGCGGCCTTTATTATGATTCTTGGTTATGGTATCATTGCTGTTCCTACCGGAATAGTATCAGCCGAATATTCAAGGCAGGATCGTAAAATCCACATAAACACACAAGCTTGTCCAAATTGTGGGGCAGAAGGACATAAAGATAATGCAGAATATTGTTTTAAATGCGGACATCATCTTCATGAGCACTAA
- the miaA gene encoding tRNA (adenosine(37)-N6)-dimethylallyltransferase MiaA, translating into MQNIVLNADIIFMSTKYLITVVGPTAIGKTSLAIKLAQYYNTEIISSDSRQFFKEMKIGTAVPNPTELATVPHYFIQHKSIFDYYSVGEFEREAIKKLENLFKQYNVVVMAGGSGLYVDAVIKGLDDFPDIDNSIRENLNEQLKNNGLSPLQSQLKKLDPVHYTKIDINNPQRVIRALEICIGTGEPYSGFLTDKSAQRNFNSVKIGLTAEREIIYDRINKRVDLMIDEGLIDEAKSLYSYKHLNALQTVGYKELFNYFDGTWTLDFAISEIKKNTRRFAKRQLTWFNKDKTIMWFDYSASLQEILDELISL; encoded by the coding sequence ATGCAGAATATTGTTTTAAATGCGGACATCATCTTCATGAGCACTAAATATCTTATTACAGTTGTGGGCCCAACGGCAATTGGTAAAACATCCTTAGCTATTAAATTAGCTCAATATTATAATACCGAAATAATTTCATCCGATTCCCGACAGTTTTTTAAAGAAATGAAAATTGGCACTGCAGTACCTAATCCCACTGAATTGGCTACCGTACCACATTATTTTATTCAGCATAAAAGTATTTTCGATTATTATTCTGTTGGAGAGTTTGAAAGAGAAGCTATAAAAAAACTGGAAAATCTTTTTAAACAATACAATGTTGTTGTCATGGCCGGAGGTAGTGGCTTGTATGTAGATGCAGTAATTAAAGGATTGGATGACTTCCCTGATATTGACAATTCGATAAGAGAAAATCTGAATGAACAATTAAAAAATAACGGCTTATCCCCTCTTCAATCCCAACTAAAAAAATTAGATCCTGTACACTATACTAAAATAGATATAAACAATCCTCAGCGGGTAATAAGAGCCCTGGAAATATGTATAGGTACCGGCGAGCCTTATTCAGGCTTCTTAACCGATAAAAGCGCACAAAGGAATTTTAATTCCGTTAAAATAGGACTTACTGCCGAAAGAGAAATTATTTACGACAGGATTAATAAAAGAGTCGATTTAATGATTGATGAAGGTTTGATTGATGAAGCAAAATCTCTATACAGCTATAAGCATCTAAATGCATTACAAACCGTTGGTTACAAAGAACTGTTCAATTACTTTGACGGGACATGGACATTGGATTTTGCAATTTCTGAAATTAAAAAAAATACCAGAAGATTTGCAAAAAGACAACTAACCTGGTTCAATAAAGATAAAACCATTATGTGGTTTGACTACTCTGCTTCGCTTCAGGAAATTTTAGATGAGCTTATATCATTATAA
- a CDS encoding pirin family protein, protein MRTIKKIHTAQYRPIDNLITYSPLPTQTLKQIDPFIFLNHHGPQVYKPNNSGLPFGPHPHRGMETVTCIIDGDIAHKDSGGGNSVIEKGGVQWMTAGKGLIHAEVSSEKFKKEGGNIEILQLWINLPSHLKMVSPQYTGKQAGDIPNIPVQEGVNLQLIAGKWNNHQGAFQPLQDIFLSTVKFNKNTSFSVKVSKKRNIFLYIINGSLTINNTEAQKHHLIEFNNDDDEVLINTGEESLLIFGHAEPINEPMVARGPFVMNTMQEIQQAYADFQQGKMGLWN, encoded by the coding sequence ATGAGAACGATAAAAAAAATTCATACGGCTCAATACCGGCCTATTGATAATTTGATAACATATTCCCCCCTCCCTACTCAAACATTAAAGCAAATAGATCCTTTCATCTTTTTAAATCATCACGGCCCACAAGTGTATAAACCCAATAACAGTGGCCTGCCCTTCGGCCCTCATCCTCATAGAGGAATGGAAACCGTAACTTGTATTATTGATGGCGATATTGCACATAAAGATTCTGGCGGGGGGAACAGCGTTATTGAAAAAGGTGGTGTACAGTGGATGACTGCAGGTAAAGGATTAATACATGCCGAAGTTTCATCAGAAAAATTTAAAAAAGAAGGAGGAAATATTGAAATTTTGCAGTTGTGGATCAATCTGCCTTCTCACCTTAAAATGGTATCACCCCAATATACAGGTAAACAAGCAGGAGACATACCAAATATACCAGTACAAGAAGGAGTTAACCTACAACTGATTGCCGGTAAATGGAATAACCATCAAGGAGCCTTCCAACCTTTACAGGATATCTTTCTCAGTACGGTGAAATTTAATAAAAACACTTCTTTTTCTGTCAAGGTAAGTAAAAAAAGGAATATTTTTCTATACATAATAAACGGATCATTGACTATCAATAATACTGAAGCTCAAAAACATCATTTAATTGAATTTAATAATGATGATGATGAAGTTCTTATCAATACCGGTGAAGAAAGCTTACTCATATTCGGCCACGCGGAGCCTATAAATGAACCCATGGTGGCCAGAGGTCCTTTTGTAATGAATACAATGCAAGAAATACAACAGGCGTATGCCGACTTTCAACAGGGAAAAATGGGATTATGGAATTAA
- the gndA gene encoding NADP-dependent phosphogluconate dehydrogenase → MNTNRPLIIYVMGVSGVGKTTIASLLSKQLSIPYFDGDDYHSDHNIKKMAAGHPLNDEDRYHWLKNLNNLAKEYVTKNGCIIACSALKEKYRDILSDKIEKNVKWLFLNGDFELIRKRLQARKGHYMPVDLLKSQFSTLEPPVNALEVNIKNTPEEILKIVNREIFHKSEFGVAGLGVMGKSLSRNLASKGFDISIYNRYLKGVEENVAVNFKNKYPELQSAKPYQTIHDFVESLQQPRKILLMVNAGKAVDIVINELIPYLSENDTIIDGGNSHYHDTSRRIEALEKKKINYIGAGISGGEEGALYGPSIMPGGDAQAYKIISPFLESMAAKDKNGKPCCTYIGKNGSGHFTKMIHNGIEYAEMQLLAEAYHLLKSSGKNPDEIAGVFKSWKNDVPGYLLEITIDILYKKENDFWLIDKILDKAGNKGTGNWATIASAQLGVPGTMIASALFARYVSSFKETRLKMSELYSYKYSHLDIDTGELLKAYKLARIINHAQGFILLSEASENYEWNLNLSEIARIWTNGCIIRSGLMEELISILKTHENLMIHEKMIAEIKKLKKSLSLVVSESVIAGIPVPCLSEAVNFLNAYTQPNSSANLIQAQRDYFGAHTYQRTDKPEGEFYHTIWKNLSQ, encoded by the coding sequence ATGAACACAAACCGACCACTTATAATTTATGTTATGGGAGTTTCCGGTGTTGGAAAAACCACTATTGCTTCCCTCCTGTCCAAACAGCTCTCAATTCCTTATTTTGACGGAGATGACTATCATTCCGATCACAATATCAAAAAAATGGCGGCCGGACATCCCTTAAATGACGAAGACAGGTATCATTGGCTTAAAAATTTAAATAATCTTGCTAAAGAATATGTTACCAAAAACGGTTGTATCATAGCCTGCTCCGCCTTAAAAGAAAAATACAGGGATATTTTATCCGATAAAATTGAGAAAAATGTAAAGTGGTTATTTTTAAATGGTGATTTTGAATTAATCAGGAAAAGGCTGCAAGCCAGAAAAGGACATTATATGCCCGTTGATTTGTTAAAATCGCAATTTAGTACCTTAGAGCCTCCCGTAAATGCCCTGGAAGTAAACATAAAAAATACTCCGGAGGAAATTTTAAAAATTGTCAACAGGGAAATCTTTCATAAATCGGAGTTTGGTGTCGCCGGCCTTGGAGTTATGGGAAAAAGCCTTAGCAGAAACCTTGCTTCCAAAGGTTTTGATATTTCAATATATAACCGGTATTTAAAAGGGGTGGAAGAAAATGTTGCCGTAAATTTTAAAAATAAATATCCCGAACTCCAATCGGCAAAACCTTATCAAACTATTCATGACTTTGTAGAATCTCTGCAACAACCCCGGAAAATATTGTTAATGGTTAATGCAGGTAAGGCGGTAGATATTGTCATCAACGAATTAATTCCCTACCTCTCGGAAAACGATACAATAATAGACGGTGGAAATTCTCATTATCACGATACTTCGAGAAGAATAGAAGCCCTCGAAAAAAAGAAGATAAATTATATAGGAGCCGGAATATCGGGAGGTGAAGAAGGTGCATTGTATGGTCCTTCTATTATGCCTGGGGGTGACGCACAAGCATATAAAATTATTTCACCGTTCTTGGAAAGTATGGCGGCAAAAGATAAAAACGGAAAACCATGCTGTACATACATCGGAAAAAACGGCAGTGGCCATTTTACTAAGATGATACACAACGGTATTGAATACGCCGAAATGCAATTGCTTGCAGAAGCTTATCATTTATTAAAATCTTCCGGAAAAAATCCTGATGAAATTGCCGGAGTTTTTAAATCCTGGAAAAATGATGTCCCGGGGTATTTGCTTGAAATAACCATAGACATTCTTTATAAAAAAGAAAATGATTTTTGGTTAATTGATAAAATCCTGGACAAAGCAGGAAACAAAGGCACCGGTAACTGGGCTACCATAGCTTCGGCACAACTGGGAGTACCCGGCACTATGATTGCCTCTGCCCTATTTGCACGGTATGTATCCTCATTTAAGGAAACCAGGTTAAAAATGAGTGAACTCTATTCCTATAAATATTCCCATCTGGATATAGATACCGGAGAATTACTTAAGGCTTATAAACTTGCAAGAATTATCAACCATGCCCAGGGATTTATTCTTTTGTCCGAAGCCTCTGAAAATTATGAATGGAACCTTAATTTAAGTGAAATAGCGAGAATATGGACGAATGGATGTATTATTCGTTCGGGCCTGATGGAAGAATTGATCTCCATTTTAAAAACCCATGAAAACCTAATGATTCATGAAAAGATGATTGCTGAAATAAAAAAACTAAAAAAATCATTATCATTAGTAGTGTCAGAAAGTGTGATTGCAGGAATACCCGTACCCTGTTTAAGCGAAGCCGTTAATTTTTTAAATGCATATACCCAACCTAACTCATCGGCCAACCTTATACAGGCCCAACGCGATTATTTTGGAGCCCACACCTACCAACGAACGGATAAACCGGAAGGAGAATTTTATCATACTATTTGGAAAAATTTAAGCCAATGA
- a CDS encoding GntP family permease has translation MIEYKLLQAVVIGVLILLFLIIKLKLHAFASLLISSIAVGVIAGMEPLAIMDTIKEGMANTLGFVATVVGLGAMFGAILEQSGGANIIASFLLKKFGISRAPAAMAIAGFIVAIPVFFEVALILLAPIIFTLQRQTKKSLLLFALPLLAGLAVTHAFIPPTPGPIAVADIIGADLGWVILIGAIVGFPTAILGGLVYGKFIGNKIFIEAPYTTPEEQKIGITNKPPNVNMVLTIIAIPIVLILLSTFTNSGLINISNSVIKKTINLLGHPFSALILANVIAWYLLGIKLGFSKDQLLNITAKSMGPAGMIILITGAGGVFKQILVNTGAGEMIAKSLADVGFPVLLFSFFVAVLIRVIQGSATVAMITAAGLVSPLINNINDSFELACIVISIAAGATFMSHVNDSGFWLVNQLLGINEKQTFKSWTIMTGILSLSGFLLAWLINSLF, from the coding sequence ATGATAGAATATAAACTTTTACAAGCTGTAGTTATAGGAGTACTGATTTTACTTTTCCTGATTATAAAATTAAAACTCCACGCATTTGCCTCACTTTTAATTTCCAGTATTGCTGTGGGAGTTATAGCCGGTATGGAGCCCCTTGCAATAATGGATACCATAAAAGAAGGAATGGCCAATACCCTGGGGTTTGTAGCTACTGTTGTAGGTTTGGGAGCAATGTTCGGAGCCATACTGGAGCAGTCTGGCGGGGCAAACATCATAGCTTCCTTCCTTTTAAAAAAGTTTGGTATTTCCAGGGCACCGGCCGCTATGGCCATTGCCGGTTTTATTGTTGCCATTCCCGTATTTTTTGAAGTGGCATTAATACTGCTGGCACCTATCATATTTACTTTACAAAGACAAACAAAAAAATCATTATTACTGTTTGCTTTACCCTTGCTTGCGGGATTGGCGGTAACCCATGCCTTTATACCTCCTACTCCAGGCCCCATCGCAGTAGCCGATATAATTGGTGCCGATTTAGGATGGGTGATTTTAATAGGCGCCATAGTAGGCTTTCCCACGGCAATTTTAGGGGGACTGGTATATGGTAAATTCATAGGCAATAAAATTTTTATAGAGGCTCCCTACACTACTCCTGAAGAACAAAAAATTGGAATAACAAATAAACCACCCAATGTAAATATGGTTTTAACAATTATTGCCATACCAATAGTTTTAATTTTGCTAAGTACATTTACTAACAGTGGTTTAATTAATATTTCCAACAGCGTTATTAAAAAAACCATTAACCTTTTAGGCCACCCTTTTTCGGCTCTTATTCTGGCTAATGTTATAGCATGGTACTTATTAGGAATTAAACTGGGTTTTTCAAAAGATCAGTTATTAAACATTACTGCCAAATCTATGGGTCCCGCCGGAATGATAATATTAATAACCGGTGCCGGAGGAGTTTTCAAACAAATACTGGTAAATACCGGTGCCGGAGAAATGATAGCAAAGTCCCTGGCTGATGTCGGATTTCCGGTATTGCTGTTTTCATTTTTTGTTGCAGTATTAATAAGAGTTATTCAGGGGTCTGCAACAGTGGCCATGATAACGGCAGCCGGATTGGTATCCCCTCTTATAAATAATATAAATGATAGTTTTGAATTGGCCTGTATTGTTATTTCAATTGCAGCAGGCGCCACCTTTATGTCGCATGTAAATGACAGCGGATTCTGGTTAGTAAACCAGTTACTGGGCATTAACGAAAAGCAAACCTTTAAGAGCTGGACAATAATGACCGGAATTTTATCGTTATCAGGATTCCTGTTGGCTTGGTTAATCAATTCACTTTTTTAA